In the Hirundo rustica isolate bHirRus1 chromosome 2, bHirRus1.pri.v3, whole genome shotgun sequence genome, TCTGGGTGATACCGTGCTAAACCGAGCCACAGTATAACTTGCTTTGTAAAGCACAGATTTACTGGAATTCCAGGCCATTGCCTGGATATCCCCAACTGAAGTAAAATTCCGTACGTCCCTCACTGCAGTTTGTGCAACAGCATGTGAATTAATGGTATCACTGAGCTGTTTCACATTTATCACTTAACCCACTGGAATGTCAGATACGTCACTTAAGTTGCTGCGAGCTTTAAGTATAATAGGTATTAATTCCACTTGTCAATAGCTCTTTCttacagttattttttaaaataaccgTTCATAATTAAGACTTCGCCCCAGAGCATTTATTTTGTGCCATGTTTATTTTGTGGGAGAATTTGTTATCGGATTATATGATTTTAGAAAGCACCGGATTTAAACGTATCGATGGTACACAAGGTCAGAAAACAActtttgataatttttaaatcgcacatatttatgtatatttatttatgtatatttaaagCATATTTATTGTAAAAATGAAACTTTATAGACTGTGTAGTTGTTTAACTTTTTCTGTAGAGCTACTTTggaaaaagggtaaaaaagCCATAAACTTAAAGAGATTCTGATGGCGCTAGAGTGTTGCCAAGCAAACCATTAAAGATAAGTCCAACTGTAATTCTATAGGAATGCTATGAAATACTTCTGCATATGGACTGTAGTTGTTTTTGGGTTCCTGAAAGTGCTTGTGTGTAAAGTCAGCTGTGGAAATCGCTAGCTAAAAGTTATGATTCCTGCAGCTTGACTGTTGTGgggagaggttttttttggttggttttttttttctgtgaaaacagtTGTAAAGTGGAACATCTGAAAAATATGTTCCATGCAAAATGGATCTTcacacacatttattttgaCATTTAGGTTtgatttgagagagagagagagaggagattctGAAATAGCCATTCACAGATGGCTTGTGagggttttacttttttatacacttctctgtgtttttggtttggggtggatttttCTGCATGTGTTTGCGGACTTGTCAATCCCCCTCTTCCCCCAGATCACATGTTGAACTTTTTATGACTtgattttttctcctttttcccaaaaactggtgttaaaaaaaaataaaaagaataaaggaaaagaaacttctCCCACCCCCAAcctcaaaacaacaacaaaccaccccAAGCTAACCAGAAAACCAAGCTCTCAAACCCCTGACCAACCCCAAGGTATAACTTCCTGTGATAAAAATTCTGTCATCAGTGGGTGAAAATGTATGCATTTTTTGGCGTTTGATAATACAGTAGAAAAtttttcaggaagcaggaaaCTCTCCCATCTTTACCAGCTTCAGCAGTAAGTTTGGGAAATCTGGAGGGCCCTTTATGCTCGGCTGGAGGAGtgtgcctggagaaacctggggCTTGCCCAGCTAGATGTGTGAAATGCAGATGCTGTGTATCTGGTCACCCTTCCACAGGGCTGGGCTTGACCTCTGTAGCCTTTATTGATGGAGTATCCTCTCCAGGTGGGAGTCAGGAGGGAATTGTTATAGCCAGTCTGCTTTCTTTTGAAAGTATTGAGTGAAAGCTGGTGCTGATAAATTGTGGTTGTGCAGCATGCCTGAGAAGCAGGTCCATCTGTGTGAGAGGAATAGAGACTCTTAAGTGGGCGCTGGTATTCTGTTCTTTGTGAAATGCCAGTGTGAAATATCCTGGTAGTCCAAATTTAATTACAAAATGAATATTCAGCgtattcagttatttttttgttaaggAAACCATATGGTGAGCTTCCACTGAATGCCATCGCTGATACatctcttgtttgttttgtttctgatcCCAGAAGAAGTTAGCTGTGTACAACAAGATGCAGGAGTCTCTGGAAGTGACCCTTCCCAGCAAGCAAGAGGAGGATGAGAAAGACCAGCCTGCCGAGATGGAGTACCTGAACTCTCGCTGTGTCCTGTTCACTTACTTCCAGGGGGACATTGGTTCAGTGGTGGATGAACATTTCTCAAGAGCTCTGAGCCAAGCCAGTAGCTTCACTTCAGACACTGCCCTTCCCAAGAGCAAGGCAGGGCTGAATCCTTTGTGGAGAGGTAAGAGGGGGAAGGAACTTGCTCTCTGTGGTGTGGCTTACTCGGGCTGCGTTGCAGTAACACACATTGCATTGCAGCTGAAATTCTGCTTCTCTGTGGAAGTGGAAAAATCCCCCTCAAATCTCCAAGAACTGTGGTGCTTCTTGGGTTGAGTGATCTGAGGTGTTAAAGGGGGAGAGAGCTGCCAAAGGCATGGAAGGAGCAGgcatctcctgctcctgccatatCCTGtctctgccaggggctgggtgggagggagcagagctcacATGGCTTCACAAATGTCTGCTGAGAcgttggtggttttttttttttttttttagctccaAGTGTGAAATTTGGCCTGTGAGGCAAGAGCAAAGCTGTTTGGGGTGCTGGCCTTGGACATAAAGGAAACCTATGCAGCCTTCTTGAGTGACTTTGCCAGGTGATCAGGATTTGTCCGCGGCCGCTTTCCAGGCGGGGAGGAGCCAGCGCAGGATGGAATAGGCTGGGGGCAAGCCCTggctcctgtggctgcagccaTGGGGTGTTTTCCATTGCAGCTTGCTTGTGGGAGAGGTGCAGATGATGTTATGGCTTGCTGGGTGTAAAATGGGCATGACATTACTCCGCTTCCAAGCAGGGAGCAGAAATGTGGTAGGTTCTGCGAGGCGTTTACTTGCTGTCCTATGCACATAAATGCCTATATATCTTATATGTATTGGTGTGACAAAGAGCAGATCTTGCCAGAGGCTCCAGGTAGCCTTTACAGACAAGGCTTCCAAATTGGAAAAAGCGTGCCAGTGAGATGCTGATGTTGGATGTGGCAGTCTGGGCTTTTTTTAAGCTACGCAGCTGCATTGTTTCTGATCACATCCTTATGTGGACTGGCACAGGGGTGCAAACTCAGCATGGTGAGTAATGGCCTTGCACTGGGTTGATGAGAGAGGTGCTGGTGGGATCTGAGCAGGAGCAGTGGTGTTCCTAATCAGCCAGGTGGAGTTGAGGCTGCACTGGTGAAAGCTGCAGGTACTAGAGAGAGATGGGTTATTTGGAAACAactgtgaagagaaaaataacacagaagGACTTGCTTTCCAGAAGGATGATGACAAATCCAAGGAAGTTTAAGCAAAGGTCAGCACAAGTGGCTGGGGAGCTAGAGGAATTTATGGCTTGAGCTGGGACCATTAACATTAATGGGAAATTTTCCGTTGACTAGACTAAGAGCAAGGTTGAACCTATGCTTACTAAAAAGGAGACTGGAGCATTTATAAATGGCCCAGACAGGCTATAAATGTCTTAGCAATGGGATAAGGGCAGTCCCCAGAGACTCCATGCCCACAGCAAGCCCACTTCAGCGAGCTTGGGGACATTCCGTGGGTGGCGTTGGCGTCTTCCCTTTGGCCACAGACACGCCctgttgtttttccctgtcCCCCCTCTGTGGTTTCACAGCCATCCTCAGAGGGCTCCTCAGGGGACATGGGTGGCCTGGTGTGAGGGTTCTCCAGCCGTGCTGCCTCCTGACCCCGTGTGCCCCGTGCCCTCAGTGGGGAATGGAGGTCGTCGTGTCCTGAACATCTTCCGGGAATAAAGTAAGGAGATACgccctgtgccatccctgcaCCTGCTGAAGGGGCCTGGAAATCCCCGGggaggctgctgggagctgagggcaTTTGCAGCTCCAGAGAAGAGAAGCTTTATCAGGCCCAAATGGGTCTCTGAAATACTGCTGCTTGAAAACAACGGGGAAGGACCGACAGTGACAGCTTGATCTTCAGGTTTATGCACAATATCAAAGATGCTCAGTTACAGCTCATGAATGTTTGTGTCCCATTACCTAAAGAAGTTAAAGTATGATTAGCTTCAAGTTCTTCCGTAAATAACCTTCATGGGTAATCAGAATTGCTGTCAATTTCTTACTCGGAGAtgaattagaaagaaaaaagcttttcgCAATAGCTGTTTTGGGAGGTACAGGTTTCAGTGGAAAGTGTGTGAGCATGAACTGGCTCCTCAGCTCActgcattttctcctttgtctGAAAGGAGGGATTAGcaatggttttgattttttttttcttttctttttttgggtgTTCTGATGAAAATGCAAACTCTGATTTTATCATTAAGGTGATATTGCCgggcaggtttttttgttttgttttgaggagGGATTTTGCTTGCATATAAAAATTAGAACCTGTTGTTCTGAAAAGAGCAAGTTTTCATCAATTATGCGTTGAAACTACTGAGCAGGTTAggctaaaattattttgaaaactgatttttttaataaaatacacagGCTGCCTACAACAGGCTCGAGTAACGTGAATATTCAATTTTAGGTGTAATTGCCTGAAATCTTTTGTAGGTGCTAACGATACCTTGACACCAATGTTACTTTAATGGTATTTTTATCAACAtgtttttctgtgctggaaGTGTTGGGATGTTTTTCTATCttactttcctttcctcttgccTTAAGTGAGTGCTGATGTTGTGCTACAGAAAGCTCCATGCGTTGTCTCCTTTCCAGCGTGTGCATTTCTGGCGTGTTTCCAGTGTGTGTTGTGTACATTTGGGTTGCCCACCGTGAACGTTTGCATCAGCCGCAACTTTGTGGTCCCTGGGATGTTGCCTTGTCCCTGACTCCCTGTACTTAGGGTAGGAAATTGTGGTAACTCTAGTATCTTTCTTGGCAGACAGTTTTTTGTTAAACGCCTGCTGAAAGGCCATGGAAGcgcagagatttatttttctttttttctttcccgtGGGCAGTGTGGAAATGGCTGTTTCTCCCTGTTCCATAGAGGCCGGGTATCCCTGGGCACTCGGGGTGGGTGAAGTTTTCCTGCATGGTGATATGACCTGGCTGGAGCCTGTGTGTCCAGTGGCAGGACTGACCTTCCCCAGCGAGGCTGGCAGTGCTCAGTGGGGGCTGGCCCGTGACCGCGTCACGCAGCAGCGATGGCTTTGGGAAACCTGCGTGGGTTTGAAAAGTGGAGACGACCAAACACGTCTGCTGTGGCCTAGACCTCGTGCATGACTGGCAAAGCCAAGCTGTTATGCAATCTGGGATGAATTCGTGTTGGCAGATTCAGGGGTTTAAAGTGCTCTCTCTCCTGTTACTGAAGCTGTCCTGCAGATACTTTGTggttttctgtgcctttttgaAGTGCAGTGCTTTGGATTTAGGGCTTTTCCATGCAGATAACAGCAAGACAGTTTTCAAAAACTTGATTGCAGAGGTTAGTTTTCCAGAATACTGGCAGAGCATTGTCCAGCTGTGCTCCTCTCTCAAGCAGTGTGGAAAACAACAGACTGGACATGAAGTTTGCTTCTTCTTCTGTCAGCCCTGCTGCCAACAGTATAAGCCATACACACTCTCCATCTCAGTGTAATCCCTTTTTACAGGGAATGGTTTACAAACACAGAACAATACCAATTTTGGAGGACTGCTGAGGCTTCTGTAATGTGCTCAAAGCTCTCTCCAGTCTTCAAGCATGAATTGCAATGGAAATACATTGCGAGAAACAACCCAACCTTTTGAAGAAACCCATGTTGAAGTGCAGGTTGTCAGAAAAGCTTGCAGTCTCTAAAGCATTTTGGCACAAAGTATCCTCTACGTTTGTCCGTGGTATGTTTGCAAAGTTTGTTTCCAATATCAGAAGTTAATCAGGCTCAATAAACTGCCTAAATCAAAGCCAATTCACGTGTGGAAAAGTATTTATgattttaatggattttaaaaCAGAGACATGAGTCCTAGTAATGCAGTCAGAAAACACTTTCAAGTTTTttgcttccaaaatatttttgtataagCAAATTTCAGAGGTGGGTGCGCTTGAAGAATCTGTTCATTCTCAATGGTGTCTTCACCCAAGTCTCATTCCAGCTGCTTATtaagtaaagcaaaacaaaaggtgatttgaaataaaataaaaaaccttaCAAAAGTTATGAGGAACAGAGGATTCCTTGGCTCATCAAATATTAAACTTCCCTGGCTTTATTTCTCCATAGGCTATTTTTATGACCGTTCTTTCATCAGAGGTGaagttctgtatttttatgtttccatctttgacaaaaaaaaaaaatcgtgtTGGAGCTGAGACATATTGCATGAAGCAGTACTAGCATGAGCTGGCAAGAGGATTGTGAGAATGGAGGAGCCAAGACTTTGCGAAACATCAAAAACACTAACTGCTCCTTcaaaagaggaatttttagaATGTGATTTCATAATGCAGAGGTATTGGAATCCATTTAAATATAAGCTGCGCCCTAGCTGTAAGAAGCAGCAAGTCTTTCAGTTCTGACAGAAACCTCTTTGAGCTACATAGATGGTTCTGCTTGTAAGATCCTGTTGGGTAGAGGGTTATATATCGTGATATATTCTATAAAGGACTAACATAAGTTGTGTTAGATATGGTCTTTATCCCATCAAAGCATTCAATTCGTTTGAGAAAATCAGGTATTCTTTTAGCCAAATGTTTCCTGTTCTCCAGTGTGAGCCGGTTCTCTTTCCTCAGAAGCATTTGCAGCCACACCAGCTGCCTTTCTAAATGATGTGCTCTCATCTGGGCAGGAGTTAGCCTCTCCTCATAATTTCTGTACCAAGATCCTGAGAGAGCTCTGACTCTACAGcctgaagaggaaaaatcttGAGAGGATCTTATGTAAAAACCTGATGGGAGGGAATGAAGGTGGGGGAGGCAAGCTCCCTTCAGCAATGCTTGCTGACAGAGCAGGAGGCAATAGGCAGAGATTAGAAAACAGGAAATTCCATCTGAATACAagaaaactttttgttttgttggggtttttaggttggttgttgttttgggggattttttttttttttttttttttttttttttttttttggagaaacTGTGGAGTCTGGCGCTCACTCAAAATCTGACTTGACATGGTCCTGGACAACTGTTCCAGGTTGAGCAGGGGAATTGGACTAGACAATCCTCCTACCTCAAATgtcctgtgattctgtatttACCGAAGAAGCTCGAGTTCAGTGTTACAAACTGAACTTTGCAATGAGAGCAAACcgctgtggggtttttgtcaCGAAATGTGTCGTTCAGCTTCGGTCACACTTCACTTCTTTCCTCCCTACCAGAAAGCTCAGCAATTTCAAGCCAAAGGAGTGGTTTCCCGACCTCGTTTTGGACCAGCTCTtaccagcctcctcctccagcctgctTAAGCGGAGTGCACCCCGATTTCCCCGTGACTGCACCAGGCACCTTCCCGACCGCAGATCCCAGCGGCTGGCCGGGACACGGCCTTCACCAGACTGCCCCCCCTCCCGCCCCCGCCGCTTCTGAGTCCTGGCACTACCCTCTGGCGTCTCAGGTGAGCCCCCCGTACGCACACATGCACGACGTGTACGTGCACCGCCACCACCCTCACCCGCACgtgcaccaccaccaccaccccagcCCGCACCGCGACCCGCGCTACGGCTCCCTGCTGGTGCCGTCGGTGCGCGCCGCCAGGATCCCCGCTCCCCAGTGTGACGGGACAAAGGCAGACCCCGCCGCTGTCACCAGCGCTACCTCAGCCTGGCCTGGAGCCTTCCACGGGACGGTGGACATCGTGCCGAGTTTTGGGTTCGATACAGGTGAGGTGGCTCCGCTCGGTTTTGGTTTGTCGCTGTCTGTGGCTTGTTTGAGCAGGGACATGAAGCCGTGTCCTAATGTCCTAATGTATTTCCCTCCTGCGATTGCTCTCCCTGCCTTTTGCTGAGAGACCTTTATCTGCCTCGGTCCCGTTCAAGCCAGATGAGTAGTGACGTGCTCCgcactttttgtttgtttcttttttgtttaaatcttGTGGGACAGTATTAATTATGCTTCCATGGGGAAGTTCTCAGCTTGTTCAGCTAGTTCATATGCTTATTCACCAATATACAGATCCAATAAACCAATAACATGCAGTACATGAGGACTGCATCTTGAGGTGGAACAGCTCAGCATTTCCTTCCTGTTCTATCTTCCTTACCCATCCAGCTGTCACATGGAGAATAGAGGTGCTGATTGAGCTGTGCTTGGCATCAAACTAAACGTCTTCATGTAGGGTGTAGGCAGAGGTGTGTGAATTAAACTCATTTTACTGCAGGATCTGCAGTCTGAACTGCGGTGAACTCCATCTGTGAGCTTTGAGTGGCAGTCCCTTGTCTCAGCATCAGAAGCAGTCTGGCAGTCGTCAGGATTTGAAGTTTCTTGCAATCAGGTGACTGACAGTTCCCAGTGCATCCATCCTGGAGCTCGTAGGCCCCACGGAGGGCTCCTTTTTTGGTTTGATATTTATCTCACCAGCAGCAATCCTTGCAGATTGGTACTTCGTAAAGACAGTATGTTATCTGATTAAGGAAACACTAGGTTTGTATCTTTGTTCCCTTTTCCTTAAAGGGTCTATTTGTCTCCCTTTTTGACAGCTCTCTCTGACCTGTGAGAAGCATTGCTTTGCCTTGATCAGTGGGCAGGGGAACAAAGAatgggtgggggaaaaaaggctgtTTCTTAAAGATGAAACACTGTGAACAAAATACAAATCTCTGTCTCTTTTAAAGCAACTGGGAACTAGTAATCTCTAAATACTGTGCCTCTTGATGTCTTGATGTCAATAGCACTACAAAAAAGCTTATCAGGATTCTTAACACTGGACCATTTATAGATAAATAGCATTTCCAGCTAAACCAATGATACAAGAATAATTCTATTTTATGCCTTTGGGTACAGAATGATAAATTAACCAGACTAGGATCTTGAGATTTTCCTTTGTGACAAATTCCATAAGGGGAGTGGGCTGCCTTCCCTGAAGCATGATCAGGCTGTCACTGCCACTGGTGTAAGGGACAAGCCCTCCTGGATGCAGCCCAGCAGTCCACCTGCAGAGCCCCTGGTATTTggctttttccatccttttggGGATGGAACAGAGAACTGTGTAAGGAATTGTTAGTCATTAGAAACCACTGCCTGGCTTAGGGACAAGTCCAGCCTAGACTGTgagttgtttttctctttaagaGCAAGTACTTCAAAAACGACTGGGTCCTAGCACTGCCTTAGAAGAGAAATACAGCTTTGGCTTGGTGCTGCCTGCTCCTTGTGAAAATCCCTGTGGGGCATGGTTGGGTGCTAATTTTGTCAGGGTCCTGATTTGGCAGTGCCTTGCATGTCATTTGGTTGCTCAGTGTGGGAGGCAGTGGAAAAGGTCTGAACGGTTAACTTCTGACCCATGCTTGATTGTGTGGGTTTTAGTCTGTGAGTGcctgtggggaaaaagaaagaggggagATGGGTGACTGGTTTGAAGAAGCAGAGAATCTCAGCAGACCTGTGTCTCACTAGTTTGAGGCTATTCAAAAGGGTCAtgcactgaaacacaacagcAAAGCCTTATTAAGCAGCGCCAGTTTTGGAAACAAAGGTGCAGGCAATGAAACACAGCAAGTAGTGGGAGCCTGTGACATTACAATTATTGGCTCTCTTCCCCTGCACACTCCTCTCTCCTGTGCTTTCCAGGCAGAGGCTTGCTGCGGAGGACAGGAAGGCTGAGCTCCCTTTTCAGCCTTGCCTGCAGCTTGTGCAGTTGAGACAAATGCTTTGGTTAGAGGCGCTCGAGGCGTGGAGAGAAGAGGGACTTTAATTCCCTCAGGGTTTTGTGTGCACATCCAGCAGTGTCATCCCAGGGAAGGtgtggggaaaggagggggtTGCTCGAGTACCACATGAAGTCACATGCAGCACTTGCTTCATGTGCACTCCAGGGAAAGCAGATTATACTGGATAAATCTCCACATTGCACATTACATTACGATTTTATTATATTTACCTCTAATGTCAAACAGCTATCTCAACAGAGAGGCTGCAAACTCAAGGGCAGGGAAGAGTGAAATGGCTTTTAGTGATATAAAGTGCTTTCTCCAGACTAGGGTAAGGCCATAGTGGCAAGAATGTGTCAGTTCTGAAAGTGTTTGCTCGTATATCCCTGGAGAAAATAACCTGTGGAGCT is a window encoding:
- the VGLL3 gene encoding transcription cofactor vestigial-like protein 3 isoform X1 gives rise to the protein MSCSDVAMQQPAPAACGAPRYMAAPAAGCAQKKLAVYNKMQESLEVTLPSKQEEDEKDQPAEMEYLNSRCVLFTYFQGDIGSVVDEHFSRALSQASSFTSDTALPKSKAGLNPLWRESSAISSQRSGFPTSFWTSSYQPPPPACLSGVHPDFPVTAPGTFPTADPSGWPGHGLHQTAPPPAPAASESWHYPLASQVSPPYAHMHDVYVHRHHPHPHVHHHHHPSPHRDPRYGSLLVPSVRAARIPAPQCDGTKADPAAVTSATSAWPGAFHGTVDIVPSFGFDTGLQNQDKSKETAWF
- the VGLL3 gene encoding transcription cofactor vestigial-like protein 3 isoform X3; amino-acid sequence: MRGAAEGALEQQSLKKLAVYNKMQESLEVTLPSKQEEDEKDQPAEMEYLNSRCVLFTYFQGDIGSVVDEHFSRALSQASSFTSDTALPKSKAGLNPLWRESSAISSQRSGFPTSFWTSSYQPPPPACLSGVHPDFPVTAPGTFPTADPSGWPGHGLHQTAPPPAPAASESWHYPLASQVSPPYAHMHDVYVHRHHPHPHVHHHHHPSPHRDPRYGSLLVPSVRAARIPAPQCDGTKADPAAVTSATSAWPGAFHGTVDIVPSFGFDTGLQNQDKSKETAWF
- the VGLL3 gene encoding transcription cofactor vestigial-like protein 3 isoform X2, with the translated sequence MSCSDVAMQQPAPAACGAPRYMAAPAAGCAQKLAVYNKMQESLEVTLPSKQEEDEKDQPAEMEYLNSRCVLFTYFQGDIGSVVDEHFSRALSQASSFTSDTALPKSKAGLNPLWRESSAISSQRSGFPTSFWTSSYQPPPPACLSGVHPDFPVTAPGTFPTADPSGWPGHGLHQTAPPPAPAASESWHYPLASQVSPPYAHMHDVYVHRHHPHPHVHHHHHPSPHRDPRYGSLLVPSVRAARIPAPQCDGTKADPAAVTSATSAWPGAFHGTVDIVPSFGFDTGLQNQDKSKETAWF